Proteins from one Malania oleifera isolate guangnan ecotype guangnan chromosome 4, ASM2987363v1, whole genome shotgun sequence genomic window:
- the LOC131153272 gene encoding gibberellin 2-beta-dioxygenase 8-like, which yields MEAVDPPLQTTYNTLLRKSSINSHPVVVVAGAAVDERDLPLIDLARLSQGEAEREECKREIARAAREWGFFQIVNHGISGEILERMRTEQEKLFKQPFQVKTEDKVQNFSAGSYRWGGPTATCLQQLSWLEAFHVPFSDIHADISASGGSSTLSLIIEQFAAVASNLARRLAEILAEKMGQDASFFEENCSPSACYIRMNRYPPCPMSSEVYGLMPHTDSDFLTVLHQDQIGGLQLIKGGKWIAVKPNPQALVINIGDLFQAWSNGVYKSVEHKVVANKKADRFSTAYFFCPSYDTVIQSCMEPSIYRNFSFREYRQQVQDDVKKYGNKVGLPRFLI from the exons ATGGAGGCCGTCGACCCACCACTCCAAACCACCTACAACACCCTCTTGAGGAAGAGCTCCATCAACAGCCACCCGGTCGTCGTCGTCGCCGGCGCCGCCGTGGACGAACGTGACCTGCCGCTGATCGATCTGGCCCGTCTGAGCCAGGGAGAAGCGGAGAGAGAGGAGTGCAAGAGAGAGATAGCCAGAGCTGCGCGAGAATGGGGTTTCTTTCAGATAGTGAACCACGGGATCTCCGGCGAGATTCTGGAGAGGATGAGGACAGAGCAGGAGAAGCTGTTCAAGCAGCCGTTTCAGGTGAAGACGGAGGACAAGGTCCAGAACTTCTCCGCCGGAAGCTACCGGTGGGGCGGGCCGACGGCGACCTGCCTCCAGCAGTTGTCGTGGTTGGAAGCCTTTCATGTTCCCTTCAGCGATATTCATGCCGATATCTCGGCTTCCGGCGGCTCCAGCACTCTCAG CTTGATAATAGAACAATTTGCTGCAGTAGCATCAAATCTTGCACGAAGATTAGCCGAAATACTAGCAGAGAAAATGGGTCAAGATGCATCTTTCTTTGAAGAGAATTGTTCTCCCAGTGCTTGCTACATAAGAATGAATAGATACCCACCGTGTCCCATGTCTTCTGAAGTGTATGGGCTAATGCCCCACACTGATAGTGACTTCCTCACTGTGCTACACCAGGATCAAATTGGGGGATTGCAACTTATCAAAGGTGGGAAATGGATTGCTGTTAAACCCAATCCCCAAGCCCTTGTTATCAACATTGGTGACTTGTTTCAG GCTTGGAGCAATGGGGTATATAAAAGTGTGGAACACAAAGTGGTTGCCAACAAGAAAGCGGATAGGTTCTCCACAGCATATTTCTTCTGCCCTTCTTATGACACGGTGATACAAAGTTGCATGGAGCCTTCGATCTACAGAAACTTCAGCTTTAGGGAGTACAGGCAGCAAGTCCAAGATGATGTTAAAAAATATGGTAACAAAGTTGGGCTTCCCAGGTTCCTCATTTGA